In a single window of the Thermoanaerobacter uzonensis DSM 18761 genome:
- a CDS encoding DUF1015 domain-containing protein, whose amino-acid sequence MATVKPFKAIRPVPGLADKIASLPYDVVNTEEARNLAKDNSYSFLHVDRAEIDLAPSINPYDKIVYEKARENFDKMLKKGLLIKDNEENYYIYREIMNGRSQVGLVATVSIDEYLEGIIKKHELTLPEKEQDRINHMDYCDAHTSPVFLTYKANPELKKLLNSWMGSKNPVYDFTSEDEIRHTVWIIDDKSLINKITYVFKEIDYLYIADGHHRAAASVKVGLKRREQNPDYKGDEEFNYFLAVLVPHDEVFIMPYNRVVKDLNGYSESEFIEKIEEKFEVEKCNEGQSFNPSQKHTFGMYLSGNWYKLTAKEGTFNPSDPIESLDVSILQKNLLDPILGIKDPRTDKRIDFVGGIRGLEELERRVKEDMRVAFSMHPTTVEDLIAVADTGMIMPPKSTWFEPKLRSGLFIHELS is encoded by the coding sequence ATGGCTACAGTAAAACCCTTTAAGGCAATAAGGCCTGTACCGGGATTGGCAGATAAGATAGCGTCCCTGCCTTATGACGTCGTAAATACCGAAGAAGCGAGAAATTTGGCGAAAGATAATTCTTATTCATTTCTTCATGTGGATAGGGCAGAAATAGATTTAGCTCCCTCTATAAATCCTTACGATAAAATAGTTTATGAAAAAGCGAGAGAAAATTTTGACAAAATGCTTAAAAAAGGACTGTTAATAAAAGATAATGAGGAGAACTATTACATCTATAGAGAAATAATGAACGGCAGGAGTCAAGTGGGATTGGTAGCGACTGTTTCGATTGATGAGTATTTAGAAGGGATAATTAAAAAGCATGAGCTTACTCTGCCGGAGAAAGAACAGGATAGAATAAATCACATGGATTACTGTGATGCTCACACCAGTCCAGTTTTTTTAACCTACAAAGCCAACCCAGAGCTTAAAAAGTTGTTAAATAGCTGGATGGGGAGCAAAAATCCTGTATATGATTTTACATCAGAGGATGAAATAAGACATACAGTATGGATTATAGATGACAAATCCTTAATAAATAAAATTACTTATGTTTTTAAGGAAATAGACTATCTTTACATTGCAGATGGACATCATCGGGCTGCTGCTTCTGTAAAAGTAGGCTTAAAGAGGAGAGAGCAAAATCCTGATTATAAAGGAGATGAGGAGTTTAATTATTTTTTAGCAGTGTTAGTGCCCCATGATGAAGTTTTTATCATGCCGTATAATAGGGTGGTAAAGGATTTAAACGGCTATTCCGAAAGTGAATTTATCGAAAAAATAGAAGAGAAATTTGAAGTAGAGAAATGTAATGAAGGCCAGTCTTTCAATCCTTCGCAAAAGCACACTTTTGGCATGTATCTATCAGGAAATTGGTACAAACTTACTGCCAAAGAAGGTACTTTTAACCCATCGGATCCGATAGAAAGTTTAGATGTGTCTATCTTACAAAAAAATCTTTTGGATCCTATTTTGGGGATAAAAGATCCAAGAACTGATAAAAGGATTGATTTTGTAGGCGGAATTAGAGGCTTAGAAGAATTAGAAAGAAGAGTTAAGGAAGACATGAGAGTGGCTTTTTCTATGCACCCCACAACAGTTGAAGATTTAATTGCTGTTGCCGATACGGGAATGATAATGCCTCCTAAGTCTACCTGGTTTGAGCCTAAACTAAGAAGCGGATTATTTATTCACGAATTGAGCTAA
- a CDS encoding ComEC/Rec2 family competence protein — protein MYKKRLLLPFILILFAFILTGCIIFDNTSTHEVQQLLQDKGTKSQQETVKKSETVSLTINYIDVGQGDSIFIQTPSGKTMLIDAGTSEMGSKVENYIKSRGINKIDILIGTHPHNDHIGGIVEVIKTFKIGKFYMPKVMTTTKTFEEVLKAAKSKGLSINVAKAGVVIDLEDGIIAKMLAPNSSHYEDLNNYSAVVKITYGNTSFLFTGDAGEQSEKEMLSEGYNLKADVLKIGHHGSSSASTWAFLKAVHPKYAVISCGRYNDYGHPHKEIMKKLRSLGIIVYRTDECGTVIAVSDGETINFNVEPGDYLSGSEIKR, from the coding sequence ATGTACAAGAAGAGATTATTGTTGCCCTTTATATTAATACTATTTGCATTTATATTGACAGGCTGTATAATATTTGACAATACATCTACTCATGAAGTTCAACAACTTTTACAGGATAAGGGGACAAAAAGCCAGCAAGAAACAGTTAAAAAATCCGAAACAGTTAGTTTAACAATAAATTATATAGACGTAGGACAAGGAGACAGTATATTTATCCAAACTCCATCAGGGAAAACAATGTTAATAGATGCAGGAACGTCTGAAATGGGCAGTAAAGTTGAAAATTACATAAAAAGCCGTGGAATCAATAAAATTGATATACTTATCGGAACACACCCTCATAATGACCACATAGGTGGTATAGTAGAAGTTATAAAAACCTTCAAAATAGGAAAGTTTTATATGCCTAAAGTAATGACGACAACAAAGACATTTGAAGAAGTTTTAAAAGCAGCAAAATCAAAAGGACTTTCGATAAATGTCGCAAAAGCAGGAGTAGTAATTGACCTTGAAGATGGGATAATTGCAAAAATGCTTGCGCCAAATAGTTCCCATTACGAGGACTTAAATAATTATAGTGCAGTAGTAAAAATTACGTATGGTAATACCTCTTTTTTGTTTACAGGAGATGCTGGTGAACAATCTGAAAAGGAAATGCTAAGTGAAGGATATAATTTAAAAGCTGACGTATTAAAAATTGGGCATCATGGCAGTTCTTCAGCTTCTACGTGGGCATTTTTAAAGGCAGTACATCCTAAATATGCTGTTATATCTTGTGGTAGATACAATGACTATGGTCATCCCCACAAAGAAATAATGAAAAAGCTTAGGTCATTAGGAATAATAGTATATAGAACAGATGAATGTGGGACTGTAATTGCAGTAAGTGATGGCGAAACTATAAATTTTAATGTAGAGCCGGGTGATTATTTGTCGGGAAGTGAGATTAAAAGATAA